In one Rutidosis leptorrhynchoides isolate AG116_Rl617_1_P2 chromosome 8, CSIRO_AGI_Rlap_v1, whole genome shotgun sequence genomic region, the following are encoded:
- the LOC139863084 gene encoding uncharacterized protein, whose translation MERLETKSLLLKDDNQINSAISVCVAENVEGFQKCIKEIFMLIEQGGNLSEVNDDMKTKLMPRVAELSRMHSVLADQHVNLIEKVNGNGQSLIKNQHLDCYDSSSPQVTQMFMPDQMSNTQKFRTPIGFDVMSGGSYVSKIEGSESSFSVSSDSDSESFMSINKLLISPVNDDVLKVKETKVPDELFKKISNLEEEIVSLNKKVQTLEDENTKLKNKIQEHELGFETEKAKVFELQTEVADLDLMISDANLKAEIMEKELLGSNEKLIEAEDEIVMLKHELSSKICEETYLLQGQLGSTQQELALLQKKLDSEKDKNLGLQEEVYSCVADISIRNDQITELHTKIDHFMSEISLLKAKEDTWNADFGRLKMEVTEKSFSVNDLNKKLDALMLEKDGLKAQFDTLQAEKISQGHLVQELETRLKSLQTEHVRVLSSFDTAQESTNELRLKVLELEKEVEKQREVILVRAEEKREAIRQLSFSLEHYMSGYKELRQAFVGNKRHVVLTS comes from the exons ATGGAACGTTTGGAGACAAAATCGCTGTTGCTGAAGGATGATAATCAGATTAATTCTGCTATTTCTGTATGTGTTGCAGAAAATGTTGAAG GGTTTCAGAAGTGTATCAAAGAAATCTTTATGCTGATAGAACAAGGTGGAAATTTATCTGAAGTTAATGATGACATGAAGACTAAATTGATGCCACGTGTCGCTGAATTATCGCGTATGCACAGTGTGTtagcagatcaacatgttaattTAATTGAAAAAGTCAATGGGAATGGTCAATCTTTGATTAAAAACCAGCATCTTGATTGTTATGATTCGAGTTCTCCTCAAGTTACTCAGATGTTTATGCCTGATCAAATGAGTAACACACAAAAATTCAGAACACCTATCGGTTTTGATGTAATGAGTGGGGGTTCTTATGTTTCTAAAATTGAAGGTTCGGAATCTTCATTTTCTGTATCATCAGATTCTGATTCAGAATCTTTCATGTCTATTAACAAGCTGTTAATTTCACCAGTCAATGATGATGTGTTGAAGGTAAAAGAAACTAAAGTTCCTGATGAGTTATTTAAAAAGATTTCAAATTTGGAAGAAGAGATTGTTAGTTTGAACAAAAAGGTTCAGACTTTAGAAGATGAAAATACTAAGTTAAAGAACAAGATTCAAGAACATGAATTAGGTTTTGAAACTGAGAAAGCGAAGGTGTTTGAGCTTCAAACTGAGGTGGCTGACCTTGATCTTATGATTTCTGATGCTAATCTTAAAGCTGAAATAATGGAAAAAGAGTTGTTGGGGTCCAATGAGAAACTAATAGAAGCAGAAGATGAAATTGTGATGTTGAAGCATGAACTGTCAAGCAAAATTTGTGAAGAAACTTATTTGTTGCAAGGTCAACTTGGGTCAACTCAGCAAGAACTAGCTTTGTTACAGAAAAAACTTGATTCTGAGAAAGATAAGAATCTGGGGTTGCAAGAGGAAGTATATTCATGTGTAGCTGATATATCAATACGCAATGATCAAATCACAGAATTACATACAAAGATTGATCATTTCATGTCTGAAATTTCATTACTGAAGGCAAAAGAAGATACCTGGAATGCTGATTTTGGAAGGTTGAAAATGGAGGTCACGGAAAAAAGTTTTTCAGTTAACGATTTGAACAAAAAATTGGACGCGTTGATGTTAGAGAAAGATGGACTTAAAGCTCAATTTGACACATTACAAGCTGAGAAGATTTCTCAGGGTCATTTAGTACAAGAACTGGAGACCCGTTTGAAGTCACTACAAACTGAACACGTGAGGGTACTTTCGTCATTTGACACTGCACAAGAAAGTACAAATGAGTTGAGATTGAAAGTGTTGGAATTGGAAAAAGAGGTTGAGAAGCAAAGGGAAGTTATTTTAGTTAGAGCAGAGGAGAAAAGGGAAGCGATACGACAACTGTCGTTTTCTTTGGAACATTACATGTCGGGATACAAAGAACTTCGTCAAGCATTCGTTGGTAACAAAAGGCATGTTGTTTTGACATCTTAG
- the LOC139863189 gene encoding F-box protein CPR1-like has translation MIDIINKDLSPLSQLSLDLIESILHFLPPKSLARFKSVSKRWYSLISSPDFIKTHIQKLNKNNPNPDPTHLILRSYVVDDDSLYSLDIKQLSTQTTPTTVTAKPLDLHLPKPRLRLLGSCNGLVLACDASYNLYLVNPTTKKTLKVLVGKQWATYGFGYDSSKDDYKILLIPDFGIMPNPDFNPDNKFVVHLGYSNNNLHFIVGRDLEISIAAFCLADEEFHVIEFPKIVKHDDKTCSELLTLGEKLAAVICVRCHDRIADYELWVMEEYGVPNSWKKLCDIENDIDLDDEFFASISNRDILVGNSDSDEICIYNMDESRYTSVKVKRCSQDFLVEGVYVESFESLERFC, from the exons ATGATCGACATTATTAATAAAGATCTGTCTCCCCTAAGTCAACTTTCACTGGACCTAATCGAATCAATTCTTCATTTTCTACCACCTAAATCCTTAGCCCGTTTCAAATCGGTTTCAAAACGATGGTACTCTTTGATTTCCAGTCCCGATTTTATCAAAACCCATATTCAAAAGTTGAACAAAAACAATCCCAATCCTGACCCCACCCACCTCATTTTACGTTcctatgttgttgatgatgattcTCTCTATTCGCTTGATATAAAGCAACTCAGCACTCAAACCACACCCACAACCGTAACTGCTAAACCCCTTGATTTACATTTACCGAAACCACGTTTACGTTTGCTAGGGTCTTGCAACGGGCTTGTTCTAGCATGTGATGCATCTTATAACCTCTATCTAGTCAATCCAACTACAAAAAAGACCTTGAAAGTTCTAGTTGGAAAACAGTGGGCTACATATGGATTTGGCTATGATTCTTCTAAAGATGATTATAAAATACTGTTAATTCCAGATTTTGGAATAATGCCCAATCCAGATTTTAATCCTGACAACAAATTCGTGG TTCATTTGGggtactcaaacaataatcttcacTTTATAGTAGGACGTGACTTGGAAATTTCTATTGCTGCGTTTTGTTTAGCTGATGAAGAATTTCATGTAATTGAATTTCCCAAAATTGTTAAACATGATGATAAAACGTGTTCGGAGCTATTAACTCTTGGTGAGAAACTAGCTGCGGTTATCTGTGTTCGGTGCCACGATCGTATAGCTGATTATGAATTGTGGGTGATGGAGGAGTACGGGGTTCCCAACTCTTGGAAGAAACTTTGTGACATTGAAAATGACATTGATCTCGATGATGAATTCTTTGCTAGTATCAGCAATCGGGATATTTTGGTGGGCAATAGTGATTCGGATGAAATCTGTATATACAATATGGATGAAAGCAGATACACAAGTGTAAAAGTTAAAAGGTGTTCTCAAGATTTCTTAGTTGAGGGTGTGTATGTAGAAAGCTTTGAATCACTTGAACGCTTTTGTTAG